aagagtaaaaaacatattttacccataatttatttaatcatgcgGAGGGGGAAGGGAATTAATAGAAGTTGCTCATTTACACAATATCCCCGTAAGTAGagaaaagaaaggagaaaaaaaaactctccaaattaactattaaaaaagGTCTTGACATAAATaggttttctcaaaatttatctttttacggATTAAAATTACGATTGATTCGTCTAACCAACCCCATTTAATAAAAGCACACTTCTATTTGTCCCGTGAACCTAAGGAATATTTTCTTGCAAGTTTTGATTCAATATGAAGCATCTCCTTCTCATTCCCTATTTCCATTTTTGAACCCCAAAATGGAGACCCCTTTGAGCTTAGTCCCCACTCTAATGATATATTAAACTGTCATTATATTATTGACTCATTTAACCAACCTATTTAATAAGAGCAAACATTTCTATTGTCCCGTGAACCTCAAGGAACATCTCTTATTCCATATTTGCATTTTTGGACCCCTTAATCCTAATAGAGAGATCCTTAGTCACCAGTCACCACTCTAATTGTCCACCCATCCGTCTTCCAAActatagttaaatttttttgtatttgattaaAGTTGTGCATTTAATAAGTAACATTAAAATTGCAAATCTTTCATGAAAATTTGCAGTCTCAAATTTTCTCCATCTGAGCTTTTCTCCagtctttgattaattatttgcGACTAGTCTATAGTCCGAGTAGGCCAACTCTGTTTTTTGGAATGTTCCAGAAGAATCATTGAAAGATGAGTTTCATATCATATTACAATTACATCCCAAATTAgttcaattataatttataacataaGCCCTTCATTGTCCGTCACAACCGATGATCCTCATGCTTGTTATCAACGAATTAATATTCAAAAGTAATAGGTGATTTTCAGAGTGCAATTAGAGTGTAATTAACagagaaataaaacaaaaaggaacagaaactaaataaaaaaaaataagatagtaAGAGAGAAATGATGATTTATGGAAGTAGTTATAGGATTAGAATAGGGAAAAAAATGTGAACACTAATCATATTTTTGGATGAAAGGATAGAAaataggaagaaaagaaaacactagataatgatatattttattttgtgtggtaggagagaaagagaaaaaaaaatgaaaagaaagattgATTACTatagacaaaaatgaaaatttttctttccttcaatCCAAACGGAGGGTAAAACctcatctctctctctttttatatatagttatagGTTATACATAAAATACATCAAACTATTTCTACTAATATAAAATCGATATTACAAAAAGAATACCCTTAAATAAATAGAGATCTTCTATTACACCCTATACAATATGAATGGAGATCATCTTCCTTCATCAAAAGAAGAGGTGGATATAGAATTTCTAGAATAATCCTCTACAAAACTACCACTACCACCTGAGACCCTGGTAGCACTACTAGCATTGGTATTGGTCAAAGCAGAAGTTGAGGTTGTATTCCAACGTCCTGCACGACCTTGAATTCCTGGTTTTCCTGGTCTTGGCAAAGTGAAGGAATCACTTGAGAGCATGAGATTAACATTATTCATGTCAGGTCTTTCAATTATGCTTGCTTGACAGCACAACAAACCTAGCTGAATGCACATTGCTGCCTCATCACCATTATATCTACCAAGGGTTGGGTCAATTAAGTCCATTATCTTCCTTCCTTGATAAAGCGACCACGCCTACAAAatataatggaaaaaaaaatgaagggtcAATGAAATGGTCACATATTATGCTTAATGTTCATGTAAATTCCCTTTGACCACGTAAGTCAATGAATAGTGATTGATATACACATTGTTCCATAAAATGCAGGTTTTGTTGTCCAGTTCATATGGAAGATACTCTATGGTGCCATGTCAAAGCAAAAATTTCACTTTGTTCACCAGCAAAGGGATGAACCAAATCATATATATGATTGCAGATGACCAATGACAAAGGGTCTTACTACCTTAGCACATGTAATTGCGCTAAGCCGCTAACCTTATATATAAGAGAATGTCAAGAACAAGTACCATTATATTACTAGCGACACAACAGTGACAACACACTTCCATTTTATTAATCCTTAGCATAAGCTTAGAAAATATGCATTTTTCTAGTTATTAAAAATGCATATTACACCAGCTGACCGgttaatttataacaaaaatctCAGTTCATGAGCTTAATTAGTCCATACTAGATTCACATTCATGCTTGCCATCTGATCAACTTACATAGCTCAGGAGATCTGCCTTTTCTGAACCAAGCTGCATATCATGGTTTTTTCTCCCACTAACTATTTCCAACAGCAGGACTCCATAACTGAAAACATCTGTCTTCACAGACAGATATCCATGCAATGCATATTCAGGGGCCATGTAACCACTGcattaatcaaatataaaaaagccATAAGGATACCTACACCTGAATAACAAACAACAAGAAGGGAAGAATCTACTCACTGTGTACCAGAAATCCTAAATGTCTGCATATAACTGTCCTCCCCAGGAAACAACCTTGCCAAACCAAAGTCCGAAATTTTCGGATTTAATTTCTCATCCAGCAATATGTTACTAGCTTTAATGTCCCTGTGAATAATTCTTTCCGGGGCCTCTTCATGCAGGTAGAGAAGTCCTCTTGCCACACCTGTAACTATTCTAAATCGCGTTGCCCAGTCCAAAGATGAAGACCTTCTCTTATCTGAAAATTATGTTATAACTGTTGTCAATCAATCACTGCCCACAAACAACTACAAAACAACggtaaataaatagataaataaacgTCTCTTCTCAATACCAAACAGAAAGCGATCAAGGCTTTTGTTAGGCAGATACTCATATACAAGCATCTTTTCAGGCCCTTCTGCACAACAACCCAGTAATGTAACCAAGTTCTTGTGCTGAATTCTGAGTAATAGCCTGACTTCATTGGTGAATTCTCTATCTCCTTGCCTAGATTCCAATGACAGCTTCTTAACCGCCACTTCTTGACCATTTGGCATCAATCCCTGCGCAAAGCAtgcataatttaattaattacataaacATTTAGTCCTGAAATTTTAACAATAAGGTCTAATTACTGATCTTTGGCAATCTCATGActataatatttaagaatttaaCTATAGTAAAGTGGTATGTTACTAATGGAATTAATTTGAAGGGGAGAAAGCAGAAGAGGGTACCCTGAAAACAGGACCAAAGCCTCCATGACCTAGCCGGTTGATGTCGGAGAAGAAGTTGGTGGCGAGTTGGAGAGTGTGGAGGCCGAAGATTAGGTCGAAGGAGTCGCCGGGGTGGTTGCGATCTATGTCGTCGTCATCGCCGTCGTGGAAGGCTGCGCCGCCCTTGTGCAAACAGGGGCACAACCTGCGGAGGAAACTCATGGAGGACAAGGCAACGTTGTTAATTTTCCGAGGTGTCAGCACAGACTGTGAGGTTGACTTTGTCCGGTCATAATACTAGTAATATCTAGCGCTAGTCGAGTCCTTAATCTCAATGTTTAGTTTACCAAACCAAAATGTCTTGTCTATCACAACTTCATCAAGTATACGTTGCTTAGTTGTGTTCTCGTACGAATTTTCTGTCAACTACCATGCAATCTACcggtaattttaaaaataataaaattaagtataCATAAAGTAGAAACTATATacttaaaacttaaataaaagtattaaaaaagaaaattttaaaaataattatattaaagtaattcaaataatattttttttattgaaggatAATAACACTACTATTTTACATGTAcaaacattatttatatttataaatacttGTATaatgtaaaatgttattgtttgtatattatttaaatCCATCTTAATTAcctaaactattattttatgttagaaTGTGAGGGGAAAAAAAGGAGTGTGTAAGTGTAAATAtagttaataatgtatttttttatttagctaaatataaaatgaaaagatgATTTCTAAGTTCTAAAAGTAAAgcttttgtaataataataataataataatctaaaagtAAAGcttcaaaatatcattttcggtctcctctttttactttttaagttttatatacTTCCCCTCAGCAAACAGAACATCAGAATATTGCAAGTCTGCGATGCTCTTTTTGTCTGCTTCTGAATTCTTTGTTGAAATGCGTGGTcgtagttaaataaataatcaattttcttaatgatgatattgattcaGTCAAACATGATTAGTACGTTTGGAAATAGTAGTTGCCATACGGCAATTGCCCTGATAAATTGTTTTCCGAtgcatgcttttacaaaaaatatcaaaagttCCTGTGACACATTTCgatagaaactaaaaacatcCAAGGGAGGTGCATGCGAacacaaataaattttacttataatattatattatggcTATTTGAGTGGAAAATTACCTCATACAATGATCTTTAAGtgtgtgtaataatttaatttacatgtaaaatttacttatttgaGTATTAATAATAATCTTTAACTCAAGGATTAATTAACTTTACAATTTTGTATgttgggtgaaaaaaaatggaaagagaATATGCAAGTAGGAATTTAGAAAGTATGTGATTGGATGAACGTTATCAAAGATTTTGAAAGGaattaatcaattttacaaaatttatttccaagtgaagtaatttatatttaaatatttttactttgaaagcAAATTTAATATGAAACTTAGTGTAAATTCTTCAATTTAACTCAAAAGTTGCTTTTTATCACTTCGAATGAAATCAATATTTGGagggaaaattaattttatccaataataactaaacatatatatttttactgaaattaaatttgatgagAAGCAAAActcaattttgatattttgtacTGTAAAACCAAGTACACACTAATTCATTTTGTCCCAGTTCATTAGTCTTTTGTGAACTTCCTTTGACCCATTTCCACAAAGGGTGCTCCTTTTGATATCAAAGTATatatattgaaacaaaaaaaatacataataatgtatcgcattttttatatattgaaagaaaaataaatacacaatgaacaattttttagttatttttttccttcagaATTTCAACTGGCGGGACCATTGTTCAAAGAGTTATTTTATAGAACAATTTCTTGAGGCactggaatttttttattagagttgataatttttttttcatatacacggatataaaaattaagcatatgTTTGGGTCTTCCTTCAAATTAAAGCACCTTGAACATACACCCTAAACATACATTTGCAAAAGGAGCCCTTTGTAACTTTGGGATTCAATGTACTTATAGAGGTGGCTAACGCGGGTTTCTAAACATTGACTAAACCCTTgccttctttttactttttttttctatttgtattcttttttaaaaacaaaaaaatctttatgTGTCAACACATTTATTCAATTTACTGAAGTTTTACCTAAGAAAAATTGTACAAGATTCTTCAAAACTGAAAAGATCAAATGAATTGATTGACCGTTCGCGAGGTTGATTATCTCATAAAATCATAGAAGTTTCAACGATTCAATTCTCAATCCAATAATCAAGATTATTAGTGAACGAAAGAATGCAATTAGGCTATGTTTCAAAGTGATAATTCTTAATTCGatggttaagatcagtaaaaaaagaaattgatggTTAAGATTATTAGTCAATGAAAGAATTCAATTTGACtatctaattaaaattatgaaaacgtTCATTGGGTCATACGGGGTTGTTCGTACttctttctaaaatttattttgataggaagtcgtgtttttcctttcctttttctttcccctcttttttttttatacattttagtgttttttttataagaaaaactaTAGTCCATAAACCATATATAAGACTCTCAAGAGTAAGTTCATATGTAAAGTaagtaaataaaatgattttaaaaaagtaaataaatagaagacatttaatatttatgtgatTTAATTCAAGACACTCCAAGACCCTTTAACTCTAAATTAAATTctctcatttaaaaaatttcagcattctctctctctctctctctctctctctctctctctcattcctGTTGAAAGTGATTCTCAACAATTAAGTAAAAACATATATCTCAATCCTTTGAAACTATTCTCCATCTttcccctccccccccccccccccccctctctctctttctcccttTATACATTCTTCCTtacttgttttaaaattattatattgtctACCTTTACAAGAAAATTGTTGTAAAAGTTTAAAAGGCATAGAATAAAATGCAATCTTAAGAAAACTCAAATGGTGTTAGTATAC
This region of Glycine max cultivar Williams 82 chromosome 7, Glycine_max_v4.0, whole genome shotgun sequence genomic DNA includes:
- the LOC100790304 gene encoding putative receptor-like protein kinase At4g00960 — protein: MSFLRRLCPCLHKGGAAFHDGDDDDIDRNHPGDSFDLIFGLHTLQLATNFFSDINRLGHGGFGPVFRGLMPNGQEVAVKKLSLESRQGDREFTNEVRLLLRIQHKNLVTLLGCCAEGPEKMLVYEYLPNKSLDRFLFDKRRSSSLDWATRFRIVTGVARGLLYLHEEAPERIIHRDIKASNILLDEKLNPKISDFGLARLFPGEDSYMQTFRISGTHGYMAPEYALHGYLSVKTDVFSYGVLLLEIVSGRKNHDMQLGSEKADLLSYAWSLYQGRKIMDLIDPTLGRYNGDEAAMCIQLGLLCCQASIIERPDMNNVNLMLSSDSFTLPRPGKPGIQGRAGRWNTTSTSALTNTNASSATRVSGGSGSFVEDYSRNSISTSSFDEGR